The Luteibacter flocculans genomic interval TTTCGGCCTGGCCGTTCCGTCGCGTTTCGTCATCGCTGCCGAAAAGATGGCGCAGGCGTTCGAAGTTGCTCGGCGCGCCCACGTCCATGGCATTGGCGATGGTGGGTACGGCATCGCGCGCGTGATACGGCCGGCCGGCGAAGAATTCGGGCAGCGTGGCATTGGCGTTGCAGGCGAAGATCACCTCACCGATCGGCAGGCCCACTGTGCGGGCCCAGAGGCACGCCACGGCGTTGCCCAGGTTGCCGGTGGGCACGATCGTGTGCATCGGCTCGTCTGCCTGAAGCGAGGCGTGAGCGAAATAGGCCATCTGCGGCAGCAGACGTCCGAGGCTGATGCTGTTCGCCGATGACATCGGCACGTCGGCCTGCAGGGCGACATCGGCCAGCGCGCCTTTGACCAGTCGCTGGCAGTCGTCGAAGCTGCCTTCGATACGCAGCGCGCGCACGTTGCCGCCGAAACTTCCGAGTTGATGCGCCTGGCGCGGGGACACGCGGCGATCCGGATAGAGAATCGCCACGCGGACGCCGGGCAGGCCATGAAAGGCCGCACCCACGGCGGCACCGGTGTCGCCGGAGGTGGCAACGAGGATCGTCAGATGACGGTCGTCGCGTCGAGCGAGCCGGCTCAGGCAGGCCGCAAGAAATCGCGCACCGAAGTCCTTGAAGGCAGCCGTTGGCCCGTGGAAAAGCTCCAGCAGGTGCGCGCCTTCGATCGGCAGCGCAACGCGCGGGGCAGGAAAGGCAAAGGCGTCGGCGCAGATAGCGGGTAGATCGTCCGCGAGCGCATCGCCCTCGAAGAACGGCGCGAGCAGGTGCGTCGCCGTGTCGGCGAGGCTTCCGTCCGCGGCTGGCGTGTCCACGTGGGGCATGCGTTCGGGAACGTACAGCGCTCCGTCAGGGGCCAGCCCCGCGGCGATGGCATCCGACAGACCGACCGGCGGCGCGATGCCGCGCGTACTCACATAGCGCATGTCAGAGCACCCGTGCGGCGGGGCCGTCGATCGGCGCGACCAGTACGTCGCTGTCGTGGCCTGCCGCGGCGAACGCGGCGCGCATATCGCGCGAGGCGGCCTCGGCGGACGCACGATCCTCGAACCAGCCGAACACGCTGGGGCCGGCACCGGAAATGCTGGCGCCCATGGCGCCGTGATCGAGCGCGGCCTGCTTGACCTGCGCAAAGCCTGGAATCAGCGGCGCACGGCGTGGCTCCACCAGTACGTCCGCCAGTCCTTCCCGTACCAGAGCGGCTTCGCCGCGGTAGCAGCCTGCCAGCACCAGGGCGAGGTTGGCGCTTTGCGCGACGAATTCGCCGAGAGCATAGGCGCCGGCCAGCGCGGCGCGCGCGCGGCGGGTCTCCAGCACCACGTGCGGATGCACCAGTGCGCAATGCCATTCACCGGGGACGGGGATGCGCACGAGGCGCGTATCCGTCGCGAGCACCAGGCCGCCGATGAGCATCGGCCCCAGGTTGTCGCCGTGCCGGCTGCCGCTGGCGACCAACTCGCCGTCGAGGGCGAAATCGTAGAGCGCCTCGCGCATTAGCGGTTCATCGAGCAAGGCATTGGCGGCGACGACGGCCGCCACACAGGATGCCGCCGAACCGCCCATGCCCGAGCCAAGCGCGATGCCCTTGTGCAGGACGAGTTCGAATCCGTAGGGCAGGTCCAGCCCGCGCTGCATCGACAGCAATGCGGCGCCAGCCGTGTTGGACGGCGCATCCAGCGGCAGGTCGGTCACCACCCCGTCGATGGACGCGATGCGTACCTCGCGCTCCGGAATGCGGCGCACCTGCGCGCGATCTCCCGCGCCCGCCACGGTGTGGCCGAGGATGTCGAAGCCGATGCCGACATTGCCGACACTGGCGTATGCCTCGGCCTCAGCGATGTCCGCACGGGCCTGTGGCGAGGAGGGGTCTTTCAGCATGCGCATCGTTTTACTCCCATCGCGCCCGCCACGCGCAGCAGATCGGCGAACACCGCTGCCGCCGTGACCTCGGGGCCGGCACCCGGCCCTTGGACGACCAGCGCATTGTCGCAGTAACGGCGCGTCGCGAAGCGGACCACGTTGTCGGTAAGGCGCGCATGCGCAAACGCGTGGCCGGGTTCGACGACCTGGATGCCCACGGAAGCGCGCGCCCCGTCGAGTCGCGCCACGTGGCGGAGCACGCCACCCGCCTGCCGCGCTTCCGCCAGTCGGCTCGCCATCGGGGCGTCCATTTCCCCGAGGCGTTCCATGAACTCGTCGCGCGAGCAGTCCGCAAGGTCGGGCGGAATCAGGCTGGCGACGGAGACGTCGTCCAGCGACAGCGCCAGGCCGGCCTCGCGGGCAAGGATCACCAGCTTGCGCGCCACGTCCATGCCGGACAGATCGTCACGCGGGTCCGGCTCCGTATAGCCCATCGCGTGCGCCTCGCGCACAAGCGCCGAGAACGGCACGGACCCGTCGAAGCGGTTGAACAGCCAGGCCAGCGTGCCGGACAGCATGCCCTCCACGGCGGCGAGTTCGTCACCCGTGTCCACGAGATCGCGCAACGTCTGCACGACGGGCAGCCCGGCGCCGACGGTGCCTTCGTAGCCAAGGTGGGCGCCGCTGGACTGGGCGGCGGCGCCGATGCGCCGCCACCGCTCGAGCGAGCCGCTGGCCGCCCGCTTGTTGGGCGTGACGACGTGGATGCCGGCGGCCAGCCATGCGGCGTACCAGTCGGCGACGACGTCGCTGGCGCTGCAATCGGCGAGTACCGCCATTTCACCGTGATGGCCCGCCACGTGAGCAGCGAACGCGTCCAGAGCCGCCGGCCGCCAGGTCTGCGCCCCGTGGGTGCGGCCGTTCAGCGCTTCATCGTCGCAATCGAGCCACATGTGCCGGCTGTCGCTCACCCCGCGGACGCGAAGTTCGAGCCCGCAATCGCGGAGGAGACGCGGTGCGGCGAGGCGAAGCTGGCTGAGCAGGGCGCTGCCGACCTTACCGGGTCCGACCACGCCGACGTTGACGACGAGAGGCCCCGACACCGCGCGCACGGGTGCCGCCGGCCGCGGTGACAGAGGGGGAACGATGGCGATGGACACGATGAAAGCCTCCGATGAGAGGCCCTTCAAGTCACGTCAGGCGGGAGTGGGGCTGTCGTTCGGCACCGTCCCGTTCTGCGGGAGGTCGGGGCCGGTAGCGACAAGGAACTAGGCGCGCACGGACTCCGATCCTCCGACCGGGGTAGTGGTCGTGGTGGTAGTCGTGGCGACAGTGAGGAACGCAAGCGCGCCGACCGCAGGGGTCGGGGTGGAACGCGGCGCTGGCGAATGAGGATGCATGGGCCGACGTTATGCCGGCCGAAACCGGCTTGTCAATGGGCGCGTACCTCGGCCGTTCGGCCGAGGCACGCATGACACCCGTTATGACGCTGGCTCAGCGCGCCGAAAGATCGATGGCGTACACAGCCGTGCCGTCGCCGTTGTCGCGCACCTGGCGGATGGGCAGGTTGAGGTCTTTCGCCACGTCTTCCTTGCCGCTGGCCGAGGTGAAGGTGATCGCGCCGCGGGTCTTCAACGGTGCGAACGACCACGAGCGCTTTTCCACGTCCTTCTGCGTCAGCGTCTTCTTCGCCTCCAGCCAGTGGATCACGACTTCGCGGTTGCCGTCCGGCGCGCTCAGCACGATGTTGTCGCCGGTCAGGCCGGGGAACTCACCGCCGCCGCTGGCGCGGTAGTTGTTGGTGACCACGATGAACGGCTGCGAGGGCTTGATCGGCTTGCCCTTGTAGCGGAGGTTGGTGATCCGCTCGCCCTCGGGCTTCGACAGGTCGATGACGTAGCTGATGCCGCCCTGCATCTGGTCGAAGTTGTAGCCCGTGAGCTTGCCGATCAGCGGTTGCTCGCCGTCCTTCGAAGGATCGATGCGATTGAAGCGGGTGGCCGTCTTTTCCAGCCAGGCCTTGACGCCCGCACCATCGATCTTCACTGCCGCGAGCGTGTTCGGATAGAAGTACAGGTCCGCTGCGTTGCGGATGGTCATCGGGCCCTTGGGCACATCGGTGAAGTCTTCCGGTCCGCCGAAGCCGGTGCGGAATGCCGACGCGGCCGAGAGCACCGGCACGTCGCGCCATTCGGGATGCGTGCGCGCCAGTTCCTCGCGTGCGTAGTCACGCTGCGCGGCGTTCACCACCGCGATCGCCGACATGTTGCCTTCGTCGGCGAAGTAGCTGGTGAGCGCATGATCGGTGGCACCGATCGGCGTGTTCACGTAGGCCATGGCGGCCTCGTGCGCCTCGCGAACGATTGGCGCGATGCTCGGGTCCGGCGCCACGCATTCGTTCTTCTTCGGGCAGATGGGGCGCACTTCGCTGCGGCTCTCGTCCTTCTGCACGACCCAGCGGCCGCCGTCACGCTTGAGCGCCATGCGGATGACGCCGAGATCCTTGCCGAAGAAGCCGCCCATGACCGCCGGGACGCCACGCACAATGCCGCGCTTCGCATCGACGTCCTTCATGCCGGCGTAGCGAGGGCCAGGGAATTCAGTATGCGAGTGACCAAGGAGCAGGGCGTCGATGCCCGGCACGCCAGCGAGATACCACCCGCCGTTCTCCATCTGCGGCGTGTAGGGCGCGGTATTGAGGCCGCCATGCAGAATCGCGACGACGAGATCCGGCTTCTGCGCCAGCACCTCGGGCATGTAGCGGTTGGCGGCTTCGACCACGCCGTCCACCGTAACCTTGCCGGCGAGATTGCGCTTGTCCCAATCGAGAATCGGCGGCGGTGTAAATCCGATGATGCCGATGCGCAGCGTGGTGGTGACCGGCTTACCGTCAGTGCCGGTGGCCTGCACGGTCTTGGTGACGATGGTCCACGGCTTGAAGATCGGCTTGCCGTCGAGCGCGCTGTAGACGTTGGACAGTACGAGCGGGAAGGCCGGGCCGGCGCACTGCCGCGCTTCGACGCCATCGACGTTCATCGCCGTGTTGGTCACCTGGGCGAGGAACGGCAGGCCATAGTTGAACTCATGGTTGCCGGCGGTGCCGCCGTCGTAGCCGACGGCATCCATCGCTTTGTAGATGGCGAGTTCGCTGTCGCAGCCCAGCGGCTTGACCAGTGCCTGGTAGTCGGCGAGCACGGTGCCCTGGATGGTGTCGCCGCTGTCGAACAGCACCGTGTTGGGGAACTCGTGGCGTGCTTGCCGAATCAGCGTGGCGACGCGCTCGTAGCCGAGCGTCGGGTCGTCCTTCTGCTTGTAGTAGTCGTACGAGAGGATGTTCGAATGAACATCGGTGGTTTCGAGGATCGCAAGATCCAACGTCGCGCCGTCCCGTACGGTGGCGGGCGCGGCCGTCTTACCGGCAGGGGCGCTCGCGCAGGCGGCGAGCAGGGCGGCCGATAAGGTGGCCAGGGCGAGGTGCTTGAGCATCGTGGGATCCGTTGGACGCGGGTTCGGGGCGGAAAACTAGCAGAAATGCGTGCGGCGGCGGGAATTACTCCCGCTCTGCCTTGGCTTCGTCGAAATAGGTGTAGCTCCGGCTTCCGTCCTCAAGGCGCTTGGTCTTGAGCACGAAACGGTAAGTGCTGCCGGTCATGGGCGAACCGTCCACGCGGCGCAGCGTCAGGTCGGTGGCGGCGTCGGTGGTCACGTCGACCGGTTTAACGGTGAGGCCACGATCGTCGTGCCCGGAAAGCGCCTCGCGCAACACACGCCCATCGGCCTCGTGCAGGTCGAGTTTCAGTATCGCCGCCAGTGTCGGCGCCAGGTCGACGTTGCCGCTCGGCAGCTCGTTGCGCCATGCCTGGCGGAAGTCGGGACCGCTCGCAATCAAGGTGTTGTGCACATCGATGGGGCTGAAGCTTCC includes:
- the thrC gene encoding threonine synthase, with amino-acid sequence MRYVSTRGIAPPVGLSDAIAAGLAPDGALYVPERMPHVDTPAADGSLADTATHLLAPFFEGDALADDLPAICADAFAFPAPRVALPIEGAHLLELFHGPTAAFKDFGARFLAACLSRLARRDDRHLTILVATSGDTGAAVGAAFHGLPGVRVAILYPDRRVSPRQAHQLGSFGGNVRALRIEGSFDDCQRLVKGALADVALQADVPMSSANSISLGRLLPQMAYFAHASLQADEPMHTIVPTGNLGNAVACLWARTVGLPIGEVIFACNANATLPEFFAGRPYHARDAVPTIANAMDVGAPSNFERLRHLFGSDDETRRNGQAESVDDAEIRDTIRRHAASDGTIVCPHTATALRVFERRRLAGDRRPWTLAATAHPAKFDTVVEPLIGGTVPVPEALASMLSRPASAEPMAADGRLFSSWLRAW
- a CDS encoding homoserine kinase — encoded protein: MLKDPSSPQARADIAEAEAYASVGNVGIGFDILGHTVAGAGDRAQVRRIPEREVRIASIDGVVTDLPLDAPSNTAGAALLSMQRGLDLPYGFELVLHKGIALGSGMGGSAASCVAAVVAANALLDEPLMREALYDFALDGELVASGSRHGDNLGPMLIGGLVLATDTRLVRIPVPGEWHCALVHPHVVLETRRARAALAGAYALGEFVAQSANLALVLAGCYRGEAALVREGLADVLVEPRRAPLIPGFAQVKQAALDHGAMGASISGAGPSVFGWFEDRASAEAASRDMRAAFAAAGHDSDVLVAPIDGPAARVL
- a CDS encoding homoserine dehydrogenase, yielding MSIAIVPPLSPRPAAPVRAVSGPLVVNVGVVGPGKVGSALLSQLRLAAPRLLRDCGLELRVRGVSDSRHMWLDCDDEALNGRTHGAQTWRPAALDAFAAHVAGHHGEMAVLADCSASDVVADWYAAWLAAGIHVVTPNKRAASGSLERWRRIGAAAQSSGAHLGYEGTVGAGLPVVQTLRDLVDTGDELAAVEGMLSGTLAWLFNRFDGSVPFSALVREAHAMGYTEPDPRDDLSGMDVARKLVILAREAGLALSLDDVSVASLIPPDLADCSRDEFMERLGEMDAPMASRLAEARQAGGVLRHVARLDGARASVGIQVVEPGHAFAHARLTDNVVRFATRRYCDNALVVQGPGAGPEVTAAAVFADLLRVAGAMGVKRCAC
- a CDS encoding bifunctional 2',3'-cyclic-nucleotide 2'-phosphodiesterase/3'-nucleotidase, which produces MLKHLALATLSAALLAACASAPAGKTAAPATVRDGATLDLAILETTDVHSNILSYDYYKQKDDPTLGYERVATLIRQARHEFPNTVLFDSGDTIQGTVLADYQALVKPLGCDSELAIYKAMDAVGYDGGTAGNHEFNYGLPFLAQVTNTAMNVDGVEARQCAGPAFPLVLSNVYSALDGKPIFKPWTIVTKTVQATGTDGKPVTTTLRIGIIGFTPPPILDWDKRNLAGKVTVDGVVEAANRYMPEVLAQKPDLVVAILHGGLNTAPYTPQMENGGWYLAGVPGIDALLLGHSHTEFPGPRYAGMKDVDAKRGIVRGVPAVMGGFFGKDLGVIRMALKRDGGRWVVQKDESRSEVRPICPKKNECVAPDPSIAPIVREAHEAAMAYVNTPIGATDHALTSYFADEGNMSAIAVVNAAQRDYAREELARTHPEWRDVPVLSAASAFRTGFGGPEDFTDVPKGPMTIRNAADLYFYPNTLAAVKIDGAGVKAWLEKTATRFNRIDPSKDGEQPLIGKLTGYNFDQMQGGISYVIDLSKPEGERITNLRYKGKPIKPSQPFIVVTNNYRASGGGEFPGLTGDNIVLSAPDGNREVVIHWLEAKKTLTQKDVEKRSWSFAPLKTRGAITFTSASGKEDVAKDLNLPIRQVRDNGDGTAVYAIDLSAR